The Spinacia oleracea cultivar Varoflay chromosome 2, BTI_SOV_V1, whole genome shotgun sequence DNA segment ATGGATGAATCCATGACTGGAAAAAGATAGAGAGACAGGAAGAAGATGGAAAAAGATGAAACCATTCTGCAAAATCACCTGAATCCTTCGATAAACTGTCTAAGTTCATCAGCTTTCCCTACTACAGGAAGCCACTCTGTGAGTACTTCCATGGTTATGTAATCAGGATGACAAGCAAGTTCAGTCATTTTCCCCATAAGTTTTAAAGCTTTTTCAAGCTCGTTCTCGTCCCTTAACTttttgaataaagcattgaagGTGTTTGAATTTGGACTCACACCTTTGGCAATCATGTCTTCAAACAGGGAGAAAGCTCCCCTCATCTCATTCTTCTGGCAAAGGGTATCTATCAAGATATTGTATACCACAGTATTGGGCGGAATTCGGGTGGATGAATTCATTTGCCTGAATATTTCCATGGCTTCATCCATTTCTCCTACAGAACAACATGCATGAATGAGTGTTCCATATGTGACAACTGTTGGAACAACATTGTTTTCAATCATTTGTTTGAGTAGTTTCTGAGCTGTTTTCAGGTCTCTGGATTTGCTGCAATAGGATATCAGAGTATTGTATGTGACATTATCAGGTCGAAGTCCCACCTCTTCAATTTCCTCCAACAACGATTGTGCTTTATCCAACTTATTCTTCTTGCAAAAGCCATTGATCATCACATTGTAACAACTAATGTCAGGGCGAAATCCAGCACTTTTCATATCCAATAAAATTGACTCAACATCATCCATTAATCCAGCTTGGGACAAACCAGAGATCAAGGTGTAGTAAACAATCGCATCTGGTGCACATGTTTGTCTCATTTCTTTGAATAACCCCATTGCTTTACTGATATTATTCACACCACAGAAACCACTAATTAACGTTGTGTACGTTACTTTGTTTCCCCTCAACCCTTTCCCTTCCATTTCGCGGTAGAATTTGAGCGCACTACCAGCTTTTCCGTGTCTGCATAAACCGCTCACCAGAGTATTGACTGTAATGACATTTGGTTGAACTCCTTGCTTCTCCATCTCATCAAACAATTCAAGAGACTTATCAAGCTCACCAACTTTACATAATCCATCAATTAGACAATTATAAGTTACAGTGTTTGGTAAGCATATACCCTCTAACACCATCTTTCTCTTCATAGCTAATCCTTCTTCTACACGTTCATCTTTACATAGCCCATCAATAAGAGTATTATAGATGACTATATCTGGCTCAAGGAGAGTTCCAATCTCTCCCCGTTTCATTGATTCAAATAAATTCAGCGCTTCATCAATCTTAAAAGCCTTGCAAAGATGATTGATACTAATCCCAAGAGTAACAACATCAGGACTTATGCCTTTTGCCAGCATCTTTTCCATTAACAACTTCATCTTTGGAAATTGGCGGTCTTTTGCTAAGCCTGTCAACAGGGCATTGCATGATGGAACTTTAACAGGTAGACCATCAAACTCCATCAAACCATGTAGAAGTTTCCAAGCCATGTCAATCCTTCTATTCCTACAGAGCCCAGTAATCCATCGTGTAAACATAATCGAATCAGGAAACACGCCGTGTCTGCCAAACTTCAACATGAGCTCCACGATTTCCTCCTCAGACAACACCTCCCTTTTGTGCTTCTTAGGTTCCAACAACACCGGTAAAACAATAGCAACAGTGTTTTCATCTGGCGGGAACTCTGCATTTGGTTGGAGCATTTCGTCGAGCACCTTGACTGCATCACTAAAACGCCTACTTCTGAGCAATTCTTCAATCAACACATTCCGAACATGGGTATTCCTCATCTGGGAATCCAATTCATCGTAAATTCTCAATGATTTCTCAACCATTCGCACCCGCCCGAAACACCGGATTAGATAGGTTACAGAATTAACAGTCAAAGGAACACCCAATTCTTTAGAAGTTTGAAGGAGGTCCAAGAGATTCTCTTTCCAACCGGGTTTGCGAGAAGCAAGCTCAAAAGCAGCTTGGAATGCAAAAGAAAGCAAATTAGCATCTGGGGTTTGAGAATTGGAGCGAAGGAGTTGGACGAAATTGAGGGCAGTGGAGGAATCGCCCAAACGACGGGTGATTTGGAGAACATgatcagaggagagagaatacgAATTTGAGAAGAGAAGCTGAGAAAGATGGTGGTTAGTCTTCCAGCTTTCATTGTCGTTGGATTTGAGGATTTCAACGATTTGGGCTATAATTGGAGAGGATGACGATGAAGAGTCTCCTGTGGATGGTTTTTTGGTAATTAAGTGAAGGAAGGAAACATGCAATCGAGGGTTTTGGTGTCTGAGTAATCGATGAAGTTGGTTTTGGTGTCTGAGTAATCGATGCAGTTTTGAGCAGATTGGTGCTTTTGATGTGATGCTCATCTTTTCCTGCAATGAAAAATTTGAGGGGAGGGAACCAATTTCGAAAGACAACACATTCAAGTACTTaacgttttttttgttttttttacacTAGAGTCAAATGGCGCCCACCtaacgttttttttttgttttttaaaccCTAAGATGGGGATGGGAGACGAAGGTAGATGcaggtccctccatccccatcccacctaactaattggttcaatgaCTTAACTAATTAGGTAGTCAAAagttctagtgcttaactaattggtttattgacttaactaattggttttattgcttaacttatagaCACCAAGACAGTCTTTTGTGTAAAACCgctttatataaaagtttgtaatgtAAAAACAATTGGAAACATACTGTACAAAATAAACATTCAAATGCTCAAATTCAGATGCATCTCTACATTTGATTCGATTTTGTGTGTATTACATGTTGTTGAAAGACGgcatggaaaaaaaatatacgtaatCACCCTTCAAAACGAAACTGCGAAAAACAACCCCTACATACTTGCCGACATCAAACCAAATTGCTTCCTATTTTCTGGGTGCTCGTCGTTCTTGGGTTTTTTTTGCCTCGATTTGAGGATTTTTTTCGACGTTAAATCTTGTATCTATTTTATCGTTTTTCTATCATTTTATGTTCGTTAATTTCTCGATTATTTCGCTCATGCGCCTCATACCCCTAGGGTGGGCATTTCGGATATCCTAAAAATTTATCAGAAATTTTCGACCCGACTCCGACCCAAAAAGTTTCCGACATCCAATCCGGAATATCCGAATTTAAAAAATCGTATCCGATATCCGATTTTTCAGATCGGAAATCTGGAAATTTTTAAAGGGGaattttttataataaattaatatttttatagatAAATTAGAAAACTGTATATTTCGAACATCGGAATATTTTAgaatccgatccgaaatttTTCTGATATCCAATCCGAAATATCCGAATGTAAAAAACGGGGTAGGATATATCGGATCACGGATCGGATAAACCGGATCAGTTATTTTTCCCACTCCTAATGTATGATCCTAACCGCCGGGATTAATCGGATCAACCGgatcagttttttttttccacaaTATAAAACTTAACGGTTGCAAAGGaatttattacggagtacttgaTTTCTTTACTGTGTACAAATTACTGAATTACTCCGGTAAGAACACAAACATAAAGTTGCAAAGAAATACAAGTACAATGTATAGGAATAAAGAATGAAGTTGCAAAGAAAGACAAGTACACAGTATAGAAATCACCCATTCCAGGAATTGGATAGAAGCtataaccaactgagctatccatcactctctgATTGAGTAGCGGATAGCGGTGAATAATATCGGTAATAGTTAGCTGGCAAAGTAGCGGGTTTTTACTATAAGTGCTTGATAAAAGTAGTGATTCATATTGTAAATATAATAAAAGCTATATATTGTTtgaaactttattataaatttatcaaACGCAACCTGCTACTTTAGAATGCTACTACTCCATAATTCTAACGTTTAATAAAAGTTACACAATCGCTTCCTCTACCAGTCTACCTAGCATCTTGAATTGATCAAAACACTACTTGTTACCTCAATCAGTACTACCGAACACACCCATAGGCAGGAACTATTTTGTAGGCACATGTCTATTTTACtccttgatttatttatttttggaaaaaaaatactaGAGATTATAGACTGTCAATTGTCAATGGTGATGGGACAATATCTAAAtaaattcaacaataataataatgatagaGATTATACGAAGTAGGATCAATGAAAAAGCTTATACTTCATTATCCATCAAAATATTCTGAAACGAAGTACAAGAACaattataaaagaaaagaaTCTCTGCTTTAATGCTTTAGatcatactccgtataagtTATAACCATTTTTCAAGGAAAGAAAGTCTAATAAAAAGAGAGATCACTTATGTTAACTGAATTTCCCGCGTCAAATATCTATTTATCATTCATGTGAGTTCTTCAACCAAAATACAGTATGTGATATGCCTTTCCAACACAATTAGTGAACTCAATGGTAGGGTACAACCGTACAAGCATGAAGAACACAATCGAATCCTCCGCTACCGGCTGGGTGCTAAAGCATCACAGCTGAAAGATGCACGATCACATTTTCTAGCCTCGTCAAATTGTATGAAAGTCCAAAATTTCCTTTAGAAAAACAAGGGAAAGACTATTGGCTATATGTGTAGCAACTTTTAAGGTGGTTTAATTAGTCTTTCTCCATCTTTTGAATAGCTTCAGCCGCAGCAGACGCAGCTTTATCCAATCCCATCTGCTTTAACTCGTCTAAGAAACCATCAACTTCCGAAGAACTGATTTTATATGGGCTGTGGTCAGGTCCAGGGAATGATCCGTTTGTCACTTCATCCTTGTATTCTAATAGAGCTTTGTTTATCACATCTCCCACATGCGCGTACTGCTTGCAGAATTTAGGTGTTACCTGCAATTACCGATTCAAGCCCAACAATTCATCTATCTATTTATTTTCGTTACAAAAAGCAATTATTTTGTTTAATTGTCTAACCTTAGCATGGTGAGGGTGTTGCATCATTCCCAGTAGATCATGATACACTAATACCTGAAATATAAGAAGCAACTCATGGTTACCAAATGACTATATTTTCTCTATCAGGAAGGGGATGGTAGGAGTGTCCAAACACGCGAAGCTATTCATTGCATGGAGAGTGTGAAAAAGGAAGACATCATTTTGCATTACAGATTGGAGGCTTTCTACAAATAGTCAATAATTGATTGTTTAGTGTATCCAATTTGTGACACACAACAAGGGGACAAGGGGCCATACTAAGCATAAGGGCATCTGTAGGTCCACATCAGTGTTTTAAGACT contains these protein-coding regions:
- the LOC110790058 gene encoding pentatricopeptide repeat-containing protein At5g28460, producing the protein MSITSKAPICSKLHRLLRHQNQLHRLLRHQNPRLHVSFLHLITKKPSTGDSSSSSSPIIAQIVEILKSNDNESWKTNHHLSQLLFSNSYSLSSDHVLQITRRLGDSSTALNFVQLLRSNSQTPDANLLSFAFQAAFELASRKPGWKENLLDLLQTSKELGVPLTVNSVTYLIRCFGRVRMVEKSLRIYDELDSQMRNTHVRNVLIEELLRSRRFSDAVKVLDEMLQPNAEFPPDENTVAIVLPVLLEPKKHKREVLSEEEIVELMLKFGRHGVFPDSIMFTRWITGLCRNRRIDMAWKLLHGLMEFDGLPVKVPSCNALLTGLAKDRQFPKMKLLMEKMLAKGISPDVVTLGISINHLCKAFKIDEALNLFESMKRGEIGTLLEPDIVIYNTLIDGLCKDERVEEGLAMKRKMVLEGICLPNTVTYNCLIDGLCKVGELDKSLELFDEMEKQGVQPNVITVNTLVSGLCRHGKAGSALKFYREMEGKGLRGNKVTYTTLISGFCGVNNISKAMGLFKEMRQTCAPDAIVYYTLISGLSQAGLMDDVESILLDMKSAGFRPDISCYNVMINGFCKKNKLDKAQSLLEEIEEVGLRPDNVTYNTLISYCSKSRDLKTAQKLLKQMIENNVVPTVVTYGTLIHACCSVGEMDEAMEIFRQMNSSTRIPPNTVVYNILIDTLCQKNEMRGAFSLFEDMIAKGVSPNSNTFNALFKKLRDENELEKALKLMGKMTELACHPDYITMEVLTEWLPVVGKADELRQFIEGFR